One segment of Candidatus Pelagibacter ubique HTCC1062 DNA contains the following:
- a CDS encoding acyl-CoA synthetase → MSHYDTNLDKNEANYVPLSPLTFLERTKDIYPNYEALVYESRSYTWEEVYKRCVKFASALDKLGVKTGDTVSIMAFNTPEIFEAHYSIPMVGAVINAINTRLDPNTISYILQHSDAKVLIVDRQFHDVIEKALKNVKNKITIIDIDDQDIDTSSFKRIGELEYESFLNTGNENYEWKKPKDEWEAISLGYTSGTTGNPKGVVYHHRGSYLMATGSVTAWNMPNKLNFLCVVPMFHCNGWCYPWTLAMLHARVICLRNIDVKKMFELIDKYEVTHFGGAPIVLNMIVNAPKEDQKALKRKVNVLTAGAPPPSIIFEKMENLGFEVMHVYGLTETYGHMLQCAWNDDWNSLEKDKKNEIKARQGVRYPNTEGAIVMDPETMKPVPKDGKTMGEIMIRGNIVMKGYYKDKEATDKSMAGGWFHSGDLAVTHPDGYIKIQDRSKDIIISGGENISSIEIENAIAKHPSVSLAAVVAKPDEKWGETPCAFVELIKDKPATEKEIIDFCRETLAGFKLPKSVIFCDLPKTSTGKIQKFELRKKVKELS, encoded by the coding sequence ATGAGTCATTACGATACAAATTTAGATAAAAATGAGGCTAATTATGTTCCTCTTTCCCCTTTAACATTCTTAGAAAGAACTAAAGATATATATCCAAATTATGAAGCCTTAGTTTATGAAAGTAGGTCGTATACTTGGGAAGAAGTTTATAAAAGATGTGTTAAGTTTGCTAGCGCATTAGATAAATTGGGTGTGAAAACTGGAGATACAGTTTCTATAATGGCTTTCAATACACCAGAAATTTTTGAAGCACATTATTCAATACCTATGGTGGGGGCAGTAATTAATGCAATCAATACAAGACTAGACCCCAATACTATAAGTTATATTTTACAACATAGTGATGCAAAGGTTTTAATTGTAGATAGACAATTTCATGATGTAATTGAGAAGGCTTTAAAAAATGTTAAAAATAAAATTACAATTATTGATATTGACGACCAGGACATAGACACAAGTTCTTTTAAAAGAATAGGTGAACTTGAATATGAAAGTTTCTTAAACACAGGTAATGAAAATTATGAATGGAAAAAACCAAAAGATGAATGGGAAGCCATTTCATTAGGGTATACGTCAGGAACTACTGGAAACCCAAAAGGAGTAGTTTATCATCACAGAGGCTCATATTTGATGGCAACAGGTAGTGTTACAGCTTGGAATATGCCTAACAAATTAAATTTTTTATGTGTTGTCCCAATGTTTCATTGCAATGGTTGGTGTTATCCTTGGACATTAGCAATGCTGCACGCAAGAGTAATTTGTTTAAGAAATATTGATGTTAAAAAGATGTTTGAACTAATTGATAAATATGAAGTAACACATTTTGGTGGAGCTCCAATAGTTTTAAATATGATTGTTAATGCTCCTAAGGAAGATCAAAAAGCCTTAAAAAGAAAAGTCAATGTTTTAACAGCAGGTGCACCTCCACCAAGTATTATTTTTGAAAAAATGGAAAATCTTGGCTTTGAGGTTATGCATGTTTATGGATTAACAGAAACTTATGGTCATATGTTGCAGTGTGCGTGGAATGATGATTGGAATTCTTTAGAAAAAGATAAAAAGAATGAAATCAAAGCAAGGCAAGGTGTACGTTACCCAAACACAGAGGGTGCTATTGTAATGGATCCAGAAACAATGAAGCCAGTACCTAAAGATGGAAAGACTATGGGTGAAATTATGATTAGAGGGAATATTGTAATGAAGGGATATTACAAGGATAAAGAAGCAACAGATAAATCAATGGCAGGTGGATGGTTTCATTCAGGAGATTTAGCTGTGACTCATCCTGATGGATATATAAAAATTCAAGATAGATCTAAAGATATCATTATTTCTGGAGGAGAAAATATTTCTTCAATAGAAATTGAAAATGCAATTGCAAAACACCCTTCAGTTTCTTTAGCAGCTGTAGTTGCTAAACCAGATGAAAAATGGGGAGAAACACCTTGTGCTTTTGTTGAATTAATTAAAGATAAGCCAGCAACAGAAAAAGAAATAATAGATTTTTGTAGAGAAACATTGGCAGGATTTAAACTTCCTAAGAGTGTTATTTTTTGTGATTTACCAAAAACTTCAACAGGAAAAATTCAAAAATTTGAACTTAGAAAGAAAGTTAAGGAATTAAGTTGA
- a CDS encoding acyl-CoA dehydrogenase C-terminal domain-containing protein, with protein sequence MPNYTAPVEDMMFLFDKLRNNKNYNDLEKYKEVNSELVKDILEEAAKINQNLILPLAKSGDENPTVLENGVVRTPPGYKEAYSKYIEDGWTSLSCDPKYGGQGMPKTVSAFFDEMLSSASLSFKLYSELSIGAYNCISHHATDEIKEKYLPKMVEGKWSGTMCLTEPVCGTDLGLLKTKAIEQSDGTFKLSGQKIFITSGDQDLTENIIHLVIARAADSPAGTKGISLFLVPKFLVNEDGSIGARNGVSTGSIESKMGIKGSATCVLNFDDATGYMIGLKNKGLNAMFTMMNLERIVVGIQGLGISEIAYQNSLSYAKERKQGKTNNTKSTNGADFIIEHADIRKSLLNMKSIIEGERALCFWLSQQTEVSLYHPDEKIKQEASDLVSLMTPVVKTMFSDMGMEITSEAMQVHGGYGYTKDQGIEQLYRDNRITPIYEGTNSIQAADLVFRKLVNKNGDIIDKYLELIKNDCSTENEKLKPFIKELKTHLEILSTFTDWIKEKVQNSKDDASAACNDYLKALGFVSIAHSWIKVLEVSFKDYEQNKDFYEDKIQTANFYFKRVLPRAESHFKTATSGSDYIMNFKFS encoded by the coding sequence ATGCCAAATTATACTGCTCCAGTCGAAGACATGATGTTTCTTTTTGATAAATTAAGAAATAATAAAAATTATAATGATCTGGAAAAGTATAAAGAGGTTAATTCAGAATTAGTAAAAGATATTTTAGAAGAAGCAGCCAAGATTAATCAAAACTTAATATTACCATTAGCAAAATCAGGTGATGAAAATCCAACAGTTCTAGAGAATGGTGTGGTTAGAACACCGCCAGGCTACAAAGAAGCTTATTCTAAATATATAGAAGATGGTTGGACTTCACTTTCTTGTGATCCAAAATATGGAGGACAAGGAATGCCAAAAACAGTAAGTGCTTTTTTTGACGAAATGTTATCATCTGCAAGTTTATCATTTAAACTTTATAGTGAGTTAAGTATTGGTGCATATAATTGTATTTCTCATCACGCTACAGATGAAATAAAAGAAAAATACCTTCCAAAAATGGTTGAAGGAAAATGGAGTGGTACGATGTGCCTTACTGAACCAGTTTGTGGAACTGATTTAGGTCTTCTAAAAACTAAAGCTATTGAACAATCTGATGGAACTTTTAAGTTAAGTGGACAGAAAATTTTTATTACATCAGGTGATCAAGATTTAACTGAAAATATTATCCACTTAGTTATTGCAAGAGCAGCTGACTCACCAGCAGGCACAAAAGGAATAAGTTTATTCTTAGTACCTAAATTTTTAGTAAATGAAGATGGATCTATTGGAGCTAGAAATGGAGTTTCTACAGGGTCTATAGAAAGTAAAATGGGAATCAAAGGTTCTGCTACATGTGTATTAAATTTTGATGATGCAACTGGTTATATGATCGGATTGAAGAATAAAGGCTTAAACGCAATGTTTACTATGATGAATTTAGAGAGAATTGTTGTAGGAATCCAAGGCTTGGGGATTTCTGAAATTGCCTATCAAAACTCTTTGAGTTACGCAAAAGAACGAAAACAAGGAAAAACAAATAATACAAAATCAACTAATGGAGCAGATTTTATAATTGAACATGCAGATATTAGAAAATCTTTGCTTAATATGAAATCTATTATTGAGGGCGAAAGAGCTTTATGTTTTTGGCTGTCTCAACAAACAGAAGTTAGCCTTTATCACCCAGATGAAAAAATTAAACAAGAAGCTTCAGATCTTGTGTCGTTAATGACACCTGTGGTTAAAACGATGTTTAGTGATATGGGAATGGAAATAACCAGTGAGGCTATGCAGGTTCATGGTGGTTATGGCTACACGAAAGATCAAGGTATAGAGCAATTATATAGAGATAATAGAATCACCCCAATTTATGAGGGAACAAATTCTATCCAAGCAGCTGATCTAGTTTTTAGAAAATTGGTAAATAAAAATGGTGATATAATCGATAAATATTTAGAACTGATCAAGAATGATTGCAGTACTGAAAATGAAAAATTAAAACCTTTTATAAAAGAATTAAAAACGCATCTAGAGATATTATCTACTTTTACTGATTGGATTAAAGAAAAAGTGCAAAACTCAAAAGACGATGCAAGCGCAGCATGCAATGACTATTTAAAAGCATTGGGGTTTGTGTCCATAGCACATTCGTGGATAAAAGTTTTAGAGGTAAGTTTTAAAGATTATGAACAAAACAAAGACTTTTATGAAGATAAAATACAGACTGCAAATTTTTATTTTAAAAGAGTTTTACCAAGAGCCGAAAGTCATTTTAAAACAGCCACATCAGGAAGTGACTATATAATGAATTTTAAATTTAGTTAA
- the leuB gene encoding 3-isopropylmalate dehydrogenase, with protein MIKIKKRKILLLPGDGIGPEVIQEVKKVILWLNSNKSLDFEIDEDLAGGCSYDKHGTPITDEVFYKALESEFVMLGAVGGPKWDNLEFSKKPERALLKLRKELKLFANLRPAICFEQLVDASTLKPEIVSGLDIMIVRELTGGIYFGEPRGIKPIENGERKGINTHSYTTSEIVRVAKVAFDLARKRSNRVTSCEKSNVMEAGQLWKEEVQELHDKEYKDVELSHMLADNCAMQLLKNPKQFDVIVTDNLFGDMLSDQASMLTGSLGLLPSASLGAKNKDGEMRAMYEPIHGSAPDIAGKEIANPIASILSFAMALRYSLDLDSEADALEKAVQDVLNDGLRTKDILSQGKKEVSTSAMGDAIISKLQ; from the coding sequence ATGATAAAAATTAAAAAAAGAAAAATTTTACTTTTACCAGGCGATGGTATTGGACCCGAGGTTATTCAAGAAGTTAAAAAAGTTATTTTATGGTTGAATTCAAATAAATCTCTAGATTTTGAAATTGATGAAGATTTAGCTGGAGGTTGTTCTTATGACAAGCATGGGACACCAATCACGGATGAAGTTTTTTACAAAGCTCTAGAAAGTGAATTTGTTATGTTAGGTGCAGTTGGTGGACCAAAATGGGATAACTTAGAGTTTTCAAAAAAGCCTGAAAGAGCCTTATTAAAATTAAGAAAAGAATTAAAACTATTTGCAAATTTAAGACCTGCAATTTGTTTTGAACAATTAGTTGATGCCTCAACCTTAAAACCAGAAATCGTGTCTGGATTAGATATTATGATAGTTAGAGAATTAACAGGTGGAATTTATTTTGGTGAACCAAGAGGAATTAAGCCGATAGAAAATGGTGAAAGAAAAGGGATTAATACCCATTCCTACACAACTAGCGAAATAGTTAGAGTTGCAAAAGTAGCTTTTGATTTAGCAAGAAAGAGATCAAATAGAGTTACTTCATGTGAAAAGTCAAATGTAATGGAAGCAGGACAACTTTGGAAAGAAGAAGTTCAAGAACTACACGACAAAGAATATAAAGATGTAGAATTAAGTCATATGCTTGCTGATAATTGTGCAATGCAATTATTAAAAAACCCAAAGCAGTTTGATGTAATTGTTACGGACAATTTATTTGGAGACATGCTTTCCGATCAAGCCTCAATGTTAACGGGATCTCTAGGTTTATTACCATCTGCTTCTTTAGGTGCAAAAAATAAAGATGGAGAAATGAGAGCTATGTATGAGCCTATTCATGGTTCTGCACCGGATATTGCTGGAAAAGAAATTGCAAACCCAATAGCCTCAATTTTAAGTTTTGCAATGGCTTTAAGATACTCTTTAGATTTAGATAGTGAAGCTGATGCTTTAGAAAAAGCTGTGCAAGATGTCTTAAATGATGGTCTTAGAACAAAAGATATTCTTTCTCAGGGAAAAAAAGAAGTATCAACATCAGCTATGGGTGATGCAATCATTTCAAAATTGCAATAA
- the leuD gene encoding 3-isopropylmalate dehydratase small subunit produces MQKFNSLTSIPAYLPIVNIDTDMIIPKQFLKTIKRTGLGKNLFFEMRYDDNGNEIKDFILNQKPHNQSKILIAGKNFGCGSSREHAPWALLDFGITCVISSSYADIFYSNCFKNGILPITLPEEKIKELSEYSKRKEEISIDLNEEKIIFGNSEIKFDIDPFKKKCLLEGLDDIALSLAKKEKIITFEENLKNNKPWIFNDKN; encoded by the coding sequence ATGCAAAAATTTAATTCACTTACTAGTATCCCAGCATATTTACCAATAGTAAATATTGATACAGATATGATTATTCCAAAACAATTTCTTAAAACGATTAAAAGAACAGGGTTAGGAAAAAACTTATTTTTTGAAATGAGATACGATGATAATGGAAATGAAATTAAAGATTTTATTCTAAATCAAAAACCTCACAATCAATCAAAAATATTAATCGCAGGAAAAAATTTTGGCTGTGGCTCATCAAGAGAACATGCACCTTGGGCACTGCTAGATTTTGGAATAACATGTGTGATAAGCTCTAGTTATGCCGATATTTTTTACAGCAACTGTTTCAAAAATGGAATTTTACCAATTACTCTGCCAGAAGAAAAAATAAAAGAATTATCAGAGTATTCAAAAAGAAAAGAAGAAATTTCAATAGACTTAAATGAAGAAAAAATAATTTTTGGAAATAGTGAAATCAAGTTTGATATTGATCCTTTTAAGAAAAAATGTTTGTTAGAAGGACTTGATGATATTGCACTATCGTTAGCCAAAAAAGAAAAAATTATAACTTTTGAAGAAAATCTAAAGAATAATAAACCATGGATATTTAATGATAAAAATTAA